From a region of the Leptospira kmetyi serovar Malaysia str. Bejo-Iso9 genome:
- a CDS encoding TolC family protein: MFPIYSEVVPLEPNLVSEDDKKKNGSSSDEKKSQDSNEQQNQTPNATNTPNTNTTNAVPVSFSGKIIDWDVERLTDYAVSNNPLYLAEKQNMGIERGKVITASLYRNPIVQYQQQFIGMPGGGSSGPQILGANGSQGGATEIAPALYQDLDVYGIVSLRSKVAKKSFEAVLGEFDNFDRLFRLRLRQNYWAYLFLTNLVDYNKEFYENYSDLLELTKFRVEKGDISPLEYERLELERIQVEKFYRDALVRRQLVEKELRILSGIREAEGIFAFKSEMKFKSLEDLGLRLKDSSIASVNRPDIAALEERVKEKKLNIDLQRREALGYLQVGGEWRIKGNEHYAGVFATIPLPLNDRGQGKVLSAKEEHKKFELALEAKKREVNEEIEASKKELLAREDLLSKYERINLLQKNKQLEQKSRIAYVRGASDQVTFLQAEKNYLTVLRDYYEVLYLYYNAVEIYKAAVGRKTERD; encoded by the coding sequence ATCTCGTTTCCGAAGACGATAAAAAGAAAAACGGTTCCTCGTCGGACGAGAAAAAATCTCAAGATTCCAACGAACAACAAAACCAAACGCCAAACGCGACGAATACGCCTAACACAAACACAACGAATGCGGTGCCGGTTTCCTTTTCGGGAAAGATCATAGACTGGGACGTGGAAAGACTGACCGACTACGCGGTTTCCAACAACCCGCTTTATCTCGCCGAAAAACAAAACATGGGAATCGAAAGAGGAAAGGTCATTACGGCTTCCCTTTATAGAAACCCGATCGTGCAGTATCAACAACAGTTTATCGGAATGCCGGGCGGAGGATCTTCCGGGCCTCAGATTCTCGGGGCAAACGGATCTCAAGGAGGCGCGACTGAGATCGCGCCCGCGCTGTACCAGGACTTGGACGTATACGGAATCGTATCGCTACGTTCCAAGGTCGCAAAAAAATCCTTCGAAGCGGTTCTCGGAGAATTCGACAACTTCGACAGACTTTTTCGGTTGAGGCTACGCCAAAACTACTGGGCTTATTTATTTCTTACTAATTTAGTAGATTATAATAAAGAATTTTACGAAAACTACAGCGACCTTCTCGAACTCACGAAATTCCGAGTCGAAAAAGGCGATATCTCCCCGCTCGAATACGAGAGACTCGAGTTGGAAAGAATTCAGGTCGAAAAATTCTACCGCGACGCACTTGTCCGAAGACAACTCGTGGAAAAGGAACTCAGAATTCTATCCGGAATCCGGGAAGCGGAAGGAATCTTCGCGTTTAAATCGGAGATGAAATTCAAATCCCTCGAAGACCTGGGACTCAGACTCAAGGATTCTTCGATCGCATCCGTCAATCGCCCCGACATCGCCGCGCTCGAAGAACGGGTCAAAGAAAAGAAACTCAACATCGATCTGCAAAGAAGGGAAGCCCTCGGTTATCTTCAGGTCGGGGGAGAATGGAGAATCAAGGGAAACGAACACTACGCGGGTGTTTTTGCGACGATCCCGCTTCCCTTGAACGACAGAGGACAAGGGAAAGTTCTTTCCGCCAAGGAAGAACATAAGAAATTCGAACTCGCACTCGAAGCTAAAAAAAGGGAAGTCAACGAGGAGATCGAGGCTTCCAAAAAAGAACTTCTTGCGAGAGAGGATCTTCTTTCCAAATACGAAAGAATCAATCTATTACAAAAAAACAAACAGTTGGAACAAAAGTCCAGGATAGCCTATGTCCGGGGCGCTTCCGATCAGGTAACCTTTCTACAGGCCGAAAAGAATTATCTTACGGTTCTTAGGGATTACTACGAAGTATTGTATCTCTACTACAACGCGGTCGAGATCTATAAAGCGGCGGTCGGAAGGAAAACAGAGAGGGATTAA